Genomic window (Flavobacteriales bacterium):
CGTGGATGTGCCTTTGAACATGGCGGTGGATCTGCGCATCCGGAACACAGCCGGCTCAGTGGTATGGGAACGGCTTGCGCAACCAGGTCCGGCCATTGAGCTGAACTTGGACGGGTTGCCCGCCGGCCTGTATTTCTTCCTGGCGGTGGCGAATGGCCGCACCTTCAACGGGAAGTTCGTGAAACGTTGAGAGCGGACCGACCGGTGTTCCAGATCAGGAGATCTCAGTGATCTGGATCTCCAGGATATTGGCTATCGGAGCGTTCTTCTTCACGCTTTCAATGCCGTTGTCGCGCGAAGCTTCCGTGGTATAGACCTGACTGGAACCCACCACCTGCTGATTGGCGGCCAAGAGGTTGAATGAAGCACCGGCCTCCGTGGTCTTGCATTCATAGTTCGCATCGTCCGGAGCATTGATCTTAACGCTCTCAATGCCGTTCATCGCGGATGCCTTCGCCGTATAGCCCTGGCTCGCCAGGATGATCTCCCCGTTGCCGGCTTTCAGGCGAAAGCGGAATTGATCGGCTTTGTCGGTGTAGAGTTCGAATGTTGCCATGGTCATTGGTTTTATGCGTAACAAATAACCCCGGACAATTGTTGGCAAGGTGGAAAGCAAATGATCCAGAGCCCGCCCTCAACCAACAGACCCCCCGGCGATACCGCCAACAACTACTGAAGGATACCGAAGTGCTGTTTCGACGACCCATTGTCGGCAGGGCCGGTCCGATCAGCTCTCACGATCCATGACCAAAAGCGGTCGATCGCGATCGCAGCGAAGAGAATGACCACCGGCATCACCGGGATCACGTAGCGCAATCGGGCGATGATCGCCATATGGGCCAAGCAGAATACGGCCACGCAGAATGCCAATAGCCATCCGCGCTTGGGGGCGGACCAGAGACCGATCAGGGCCAAAACCAATAAAGCCAACTGTTGTGTCCCCATGAGATAGTCGAACATGCCGGCTGTTCTTCCATAAGCCGCATATACGCCCCAATTGAACCAAAGCGGAAGGAACCGGTAGGTGCAAAGCAACAGATAGCGCATCTTGTTCGCCTTGATTACGGCCAGACCTTCAGTCTTGTATATGCGGTCCACTTGTGCCTCGTTCTCATGGCCGGTGAGTTCCGGATGGCGGGCCAGGGCAGCATGGATCACGGGTAGGGTCTCCGTGTGGTTGATGAAGCGATAGGGGTCGTTGGTCGGCAGTTGATGGTTTTGCCGCAGGATATTGTAGCCGGTCAACGTTGAGCCGATCACGGGGCTATGAAAGACCATTTCGTTGCGCACTGCCCACGGAAGTAAAGTGAAGGAAAGGGCCAGGACGAAGGCCAGAACGCTCCCGAGTTTGAGTTTCAACCCGAGGTCCAAGCGGTGCACTTTCCAAAGGAGTGCCAGAAAAAGCGGCACTGTCGTGACGAGGACCGCGGACCGTGAAAGCACGGCAAGTCCCATGAGGGCACCAGCGAGTGCCCAGTGGGCCGGTTTCTCCGTACGCCATGCCCGTAAGTAGAACCAGAAGCCCAGAGTCGCCGTCAACGTGGCCAAGACATCTCCGGCGATCTCCGGTATCACCAAGAGACCTGGCAGGTACACCGCCCAAATGGCCGCAGCGATCAATGCGGTCCGTTCTCCCGCCAATTCTCGCGCCATCCGATGGATCACTACAATGATCAGCAACTGCAAGAAGAGCTGCACAAGTCCCGCCACTTCAAGGGAACGAAGAATGGAGGCGACCGCAGCAAAGAAGTAAATCGGCAACGGCTCACGCATGGCAGTAGCATCGTTGCCTGGACCGCAGAAAGGAAAATAGTCGGGTAGACATTGTACATATCCCTGGCCATCTGCTACGCTCAAACTTACAGGCCACCAATTGTCGGTCTGGTCGTCAGCCATCGAAGGAGGGTCTTGCCAGAGGCGTATCGCTCCGAACAATAGCCCAAGTCCGACGATGGACCACAATAACCACGGGCGATGCAGCCATTCCTTGCGCGGTGTAGGCTGATCCGCTCCAACCGGTCCTGTAGTGTGTGATGAGATCATGATGCTCAGACCGTTTTTGAACTGAAAGTTAGCCTAGGATATGGGCCTTATACCATTTGGGGGCCAGATCAGGAATTCGCTTTGCCTGTTCTGGAAAGATCCGGACCAGCACTTGGGGAGCAGATGAGGTATTCAAGGATGGACAGGTTTTTGCAGACCTCATTCAGTTACATCCAGGAGGACGAATGAGCCGCTGACCAGCGACGGTCGTGGCCGTGGCATTTCCGGCGTGGGTGCCGGCGCCGGGCCGAATTGCGCAGTGGGCAGGTAGAGGTGGTGCGTGTGCTGATCAATGGCGATGGTGCGCGCGCCCTTTTGCGTGGGCACCGTGGAAAGCACATGGAATTTGTCCGCGGCGTCCTCTTGCACAACCGTCAATGTGCCTTCGCCATTCGGCGCGTATGCGCGCTTGGTGGCGGGGTCGAAAACGGCCCCGTCCACATGGTCACCGATCGGCAGCGTGGTGATCACCTCTCCGCTCTGCGCATCCATAACTACCATCAGCTTGTTGTCGCAGTTGGAGAAGAGGCGATGCGTGGCATTGTCCAGGGCCAGGCCGCTGGGACCTTCACCGGGTGCAAGCGGCCAGCTGTGTTCCACTTTCCACGAGGACGTATTGATCGCGCAGACCATGCTCTTGTCCTCCAGGTTCACGTAGACGTGCCCTTCGGCGTCGCTCACTGCCAGCTCAGGCTTTCCGGGCAACGCGATGTCGGTGACAATGCTGTTGGACTTCGCATCGATCACCGTGGCGTTGGAGCTGTGCCCATTGAACACCACCACATCGTGTGAGAACGGATCGTAGATGATCGCGTCGGGGCTGGCGCCGTTCACCTTCACATGGGCCAGCACACTATAGTTGTCAAGATCGAAGATGACCACCGAGGAATCGTCTGTGCAGCTGATGAATCCCTTCCTCATTTCCGGAGCGATCGCGATGCCATGCGCGCCATTGGTGTGCGGGATGGTGGCGAGGAGTTTGCCGGTCTTTCCATCCACGACATTGGTCTCCATGCCATGCGAAAGAAAGACGCGGCCCGTGGCATCATCCACGGCGAGCAGGTCCCAATGGCCATCGCCCGGGACCGGGAATTTGTTGACGACGCCATAGCCGTCCTGAGCAAGACAGGCGTGGCCCGCGAGGATCGCGAGGCAAAGACCGAGGATCTTCGTTTTCATGTTCGTGTGAGTTAGGTTGTTGGGGAAGATTCCTGACCTGCTGCGCCGCGATGCACCAGCCGCAACATGCTGGGCAGCACGATGAGCAACAGCGGTAGCGCGAGGATGAAGCCAC
Coding sequences:
- a CDS encoding glycosyltransferase family 39 protein, with the protein product MREPLPIYFFAAVASILRSLEVAGLVQLFLQLLIIVVIHRMARELAGERTALIAAAIWAVYLPGLLVIPEIAGDVLATLTATLGFWFYLRAWRTEKPAHWALAGALMGLAVLSRSAVLVTTVPLFLALLWKVHRLDLGLKLKLGSVLAFVLALSFTLLPWAVRNEMVFHSPVIGSTLTGYNILRQNHQLPTNDPYRFINHTETLPVIHAALARHPELTGHENEAQVDRIYKTEGLAVIKANKMRYLLLCTYRFLPLWFNWGVYAAYGRTAGMFDYLMGTQQLALLVLALIGLWSAPKRGWLLAFCVAVFCLAHMAIIARLRYVIPVMPVVILFAAIAIDRFWSWIVRADRTGPADNGSSKQHFGILQ
- a CDS encoding YegP family protein; protein product: MATFELYTDKADQFRFRLKAGNGEIILASQGYTAKASAMNGIESVKINAPDDANYECKTTEAGASFNLLAANQQVVGSSQVYTTEASRDNGIESVKKNAPIANILEIQITEIS
- a CDS encoding YncE family protein; this translates as MKTKILGLCLAILAGHACLAQDGYGVVNKFPVPGDGHWDLLAVDDATGRVFLSHGMETNVVDGKTGKLLATIPHTNGAHGIAIAPEMRKGFISCTDDSSVVIFDLDNYSVLAHVKVNGASPDAIIYDPFSHDVVVFNGHSSNATVIDAKSNSIVTDIALPGKPELAVSDAEGHVYVNLEDKSMVCAINTSSWKVEHSWPLAPGEGPSGLALDNATHRLFSNCDNKLMVVMDAQSGEVITTLPIGDHVDGAVFDPATKRAYAPNGEGTLTVVQEDAADKFHVLSTVPTQKGARTIAIDQHTHHLYLPTAQFGPAPAPTPEMPRPRPSLVSGSFVLLDVTE